Proteins from one bacterium genomic window:
- a CDS encoding RNA methyltransferase, which yields MQEITSLQNPIIKETTALHQKKCRTESGMFLIEGLKGVNEALNSGLEIKYIFVNRSSKINFLNFPEEKLYFADEKILKKISTTETPPEIVAVANQKKFVLKDLFKEKNPLILVLENIKDAGNLGTIIRTAKASNISGIILTGECIDIYNPKVVRSSATNLWKIPVVFFKETGIIRKELENFGHFQFLATKIKNDTKQSLYHEIDYKQATIVFFGSEAEGISDILSSQADEFVKIPMNEAVESLNLSISAGIIMYEAFKQRKA from the coding sequence GTGCAAGAAATTACAAGTCTTCAAAATCCTATAATCAAAGAAACTACTGCACTTCACCAGAAAAAATGCAGGACTGAATCCGGCATGTTTTTAATAGAAGGATTAAAGGGCGTTAACGAAGCCTTAAATTCAGGGCTTGAAATTAAATATATTTTTGTGAACAGAAGTTCAAAAATAAATTTTTTAAATTTTCCTGAAGAAAAACTTTATTTTGCGGATGAAAAAATCCTCAAAAAGATTTCCACAACTGAAACTCCTCCAGAAATTGTTGCTGTTGCAAATCAAAAAAAGTTTGTTTTAAAAGATTTATTTAAAGAAAAAAATCCTTTAATCCTTGTTTTGGAAAACATAAAAGATGCTGGAAATCTCGGAACAATTATCAGAACAGCCAAAGCCTCAAACATTTCCGGCATTATTTTGACCGGAGAGTGTATAGACATTTACAATCCTAAAGTCGTAAGGTCTTCTGCCACTAATTTATGGAAAATTCCTGTTGTTTTTTTCAAAGAAACAGGAATTATAAGAAAAGAGCTGGAAAATTTCGGGCATTTTCAATTTTTGGCGACAAAAATCAAAAATGATACAAAACAAAGCTTATATCATGAAATTGACTATAAACAGGCAACCATAGTATTTTTTGGCTCAGAAGCCGAGGGTATTTCTGATATATTATCAAGTCAGGCGGATGAATTTGTAAAAATACCCATGAATGAAGCTGTTGAATCGCTTAATTTAAGCATTTCAGCAGGAATTATTATGTATGAAGCTTTTAAACAAAGAAAGGCCTAA
- a CDS encoding secondary thiamine-phosphate synthase enzyme YjbQ yields the protein MQKLSIKTSRKNELIDITAQIKKTIENLEVKDGICVVFCSHTTAGLTVNEAFDPSVKDDILFSLNKISPDYMDFRHSEGNSDAHVKASLMGSSLNLIIKDGNIKLGQWQGIYFTEFDGPRSREIWIKVIKG from the coding sequence ATGCAAAAACTCAGCATAAAAACTTCAAGAAAAAATGAATTAATAGACATAACAGCGCAAATCAAGAAAACCATTGAGAATTTGGAAGTAAAAGACGGCATTTGTGTTGTGTTTTGTTCGCATACAACAGCAGGGCTTACTGTTAATGAAGCTTTTGACCCGAGTGTAAAAGACGATATACTTTTTAGTTTAAATAAAATTTCTCCTGATTACATGGATTTTCGCCATTCTGAAGGAAATTCCGATGCGCATGTGAAAGCCAGCCTTATGGGAAGTTCCTTGAATTTAATAATTAAAGACGGAAATATAAAGCTAGGACAGTGGCAGGGTATCTATTTTACGGAATTTGACGGTCCTCGAAGCAGAGAAATCTGGATTAAAGTTATTAAAGGATAA
- a CDS encoding cytochrome c biogenesis protein CcdA: MNNLLTNIFSGQLHHFSPWIIVLIFIGGIVSSLSPCTLGILPVIMGYVGGYSENTTKRNVIQVLCFVFGLSAVLTTLGMIAAFTGKALGFHVNPVFGLVLSSLIMVMGLSLLEVIEVPMPIIIKQMPKNNNNNLILYPIILGGTFALASTPCSTPILAGIMAYASLKANLMLGGLLLFCYALGQSVILVFAGLFTSMFKKSSILKTFSHHFNKFSGTILIAASIFLYLKIFGVV, from the coding sequence ATGAATAATTTATTAACAAATATCTTCTCAGGACAATTACACCATTTTTCGCCGTGGATTATAGTTCTTATCTTTATAGGAGGTATAGTCAGCTCTTTATCGCCGTGTACTTTAGGAATATTACCGGTAATAATGGGTTATGTCGGAGGTTATTCAGAAAATACAACAAAAAGAAATGTTATTCAGGTTTTATGTTTTGTATTTGGTCTTTCTGCGGTATTAACAACTCTGGGAATGATTGCAGCATTTACTGGAAAAGCTCTTGGCTTTCATGTAAATCCTGTTTTCGGACTTGTACTTTCTTCATTAATTATGGTAATGGGCTTAAGTCTGCTTGAAGTCATAGAAGTTCCTATGCCGATTATAATCAAGCAAATGCCTAAAAACAACAATAACAACCTGATTTTATACCCGATTATTTTAGGAGGCACATTTGCTCTGGCATCGACTCCATGTTCAACGCCTATTCTGGCAGGAATTATGGCCTACGCTTCACTTAAGGCAAATTTAATGCTCGGAGGACTCCTGCTTTTTTGCTATGCACTCGGTCAAAGCGTAATCCTTGTTTTTGCAGGTTTATTTACTTCAATGTTTAAAAAAAGTAGTATTCTAAAAACTTTTTCACATCACTTTAACAAATTCAGCGGAACAATACTTATTGCCGCTTCAATATTTCTTTATTTAAAAATATTTGGCGTAGTGTAA
- a CDS encoding thioredoxin family protein encodes MNRKSSLLVILLVFALPVLLYYVTRAPKESISSAALAEATNQPKVLHFSQTMCSECRKLAGYYGSIEQEYKGKVLFVDIDVADGTPATQSLMQKYNVRVVPTLVFINKNGKIVKVTEGAIPKEEIERCIDSIIK; translated from the coding sequence ATGAACAGAAAATCAAGTTTACTCGTTATCCTTTTAGTTTTTGCATTGCCGGTATTACTCTATTATGTAACAAGAGCACCCAAAGAAAGTATTTCCTCCGCAGCACTTGCAGAAGCCACAAATCAGCCAAAAGTTCTTCATTTTAGCCAGACAATGTGCTCGGAATGTAGAAAACTTGCAGGTTACTACGGTTCGATAGAACAAGAATACAAGGGAAAAGTTTTATTTGTCGATATTGACGTTGCAGACGGAACTCCCGCAACGCAATCTTTAATGCAAAAATACAATGTGAGAGTAGTTCCGACACTAGTCTTTATCAATAAAAACGGTAAAATAGTAAAAGTTACAGAAGGAGCAATTCCTAAAGAAGAGATAGAAAGGTGCATAGATAGTATAATCAAATGA